The following coding sequences are from one Dermacentor albipictus isolate Rhodes 1998 colony unplaced genomic scaffold, USDA_Dalb.pri_finalv2 scaffold_12, whole genome shotgun sequence window:
- the LOC135921345 gene encoding uncharacterized protein, translated as MPDKKDQGAPAEDMSSIIAQLTPLLEHQTNVTPAASFRLQLSVPAYEGHTDKKSVADFLQEMQDYRDAEAITDDVLLQRVLPVALTGSAARWRRRQSFQSWAHFEQLLRAEFLPPDYVVRMKDELRACSQAEEESLQEYIRSFQELYERADPSASETERVTRAIRQSHPRFQAYLRGRTFSSLDDLAKAASDILAAMLAEITYQPPPPPQAFLEPSCAWRSSPFASPRDMVPPPMALDPFIHRTFATQVTFRPPVPEPATTLRDTRGRSRPVVAAAQSGAADTRRSIPVCFQCGGRGHYKSQCPSPPGSRQQGNDEGRRW; from the coding sequence ATGCCTGATAAAAAGGACCAGGGCGCGCCAGCAGAAGACATGTCCAGCATTATTGCCCAGCTGACCCCGCTGCTCGAGCATCAGACAAACGTAACTCCAGCAGCCAGTTTCCGTTTGCAGCTCTCTGTGCCTGCATATGAAGGCCACACAGATAAGAAATCGGTGGCAGACTTCCTTCAGGAAATGCAAGATTACCGCGATGCGGAAGCCATTACGGATGACGTTCTTCTTCAGCGCGTCTTGCCCGTCGCCCTGACTGGGTCTGCCGCCCGCTGGCGTCGTCGCCAGTCATTCCAAAGTTGGGCGCACTTTGAGCAGCTACTGCGAGCAGAATTCCTCCCCCCCGActacgttgtccgcatgaaagaCGAGCTTCGCGCCTGTAGTCAGGCGGAGGAGGAAAGCCTCCAAGAATACATACGGTCCTTTCAGGAGCTTTACGAGCGCGCAGACCCTTCAGCATCCGAAACAGAAAGAGTCACTCGGGCAATCCGGCAATCTCACCCACGCTTCCAGGCTTATCTACGGGGCCGCACCTTCTCTTCGCTTGACGATCTCGCTAAAGCGGCATCCGATATTCTGGCGGCGATGTTGGCAGAGATAACTTACCAGCCTCCACCCCCGCCTCAAGCCTTCCTCGAGCCGTCTTGCGCGTGGCGCAGTTCTCCATTTGCAAGCCCGAGGGATATGGTACCGCCTCCAATGGCGCTGGATCCATTCATTCACCGCACCTTTGCCACCCAGGTAACTTTCCGGCCTCCGGTCCCGGAACCTGCCACAACGTTGCGAGACACTCGGGGCCGCAGCAGGCCTGTAGTCGCTGCCGCCCAATCAGGCGCAGCAGATACACGCAGGAGCATTCCAGTCTGCTTCCAGTGTGGAGGACGAGGCCACTACAAGAGCCAGTGCCCGAGCCCCCctggctcccgccagcagggaaACGACGAGGGCCGGCGGTGGTGA